The Pseudodesulfovibrio sp. zrk46 genome contains a region encoding:
- a CDS encoding PHP domain-containing protein: MSIDLHTHSTASDGTMSPTELIEHAKEVGLKAIALTDHDTFSGVEEAMAAGERLGVEVIPGCELSLESPDGAGWMHVVALWIPPNPKPLKEAFDWVIEGRKTRNHEIVEKLRTLGVNITYEAVAARAGGTIGRPHFAQEMVSLGVVSSVNEAFKVWLGDNGRAYVPKRKLMPEKALGILNEIGATSILAHPFALGLNMADTEKLVKDLQKLGLDGMEVIYSEHSDSDTKAYREMAERLGLLVSGGSDFHGAVKPKISLGKGKGALHIPDELLEKMKEDRRAKGLPV, encoded by the coding sequence ATGAGTATCGATCTGCACACCCACTCCACGGCCTCGGACGGCACCATGAGCCCCACCGAATTGATTGAACACGCCAAGGAAGTGGGCCTGAAAGCCATTGCCCTGACCGACCACGACACTTTTTCCGGCGTGGAGGAAGCCATGGCCGCGGGCGAACGCCTCGGCGTGGAAGTCATTCCCGGCTGCGAACTGAGCCTTGAATCTCCTGACGGTGCAGGCTGGATGCATGTGGTCGCGTTGTGGATTCCGCCGAATCCCAAGCCGCTGAAAGAGGCCTTTGACTGGGTCATCGAAGGGCGCAAGACCCGCAACCACGAAATCGTGGAAAAACTGCGCACCCTTGGCGTGAATATCACTTACGAAGCCGTGGCCGCCCGCGCTGGCGGCACCATTGGCCGCCCCCATTTCGCGCAGGAGATGGTTTCCCTCGGCGTGGTTTCTTCCGTGAACGAAGCCTTCAAGGTGTGGCTCGGCGACAACGGCCGCGCGTATGTGCCCAAACGCAAGCTCATGCCTGAGAAGGCGCTGGGCATCCTGAACGAGATCGGCGCCACCTCTATTCTGGCCCACCCGTTCGCACTGGGCCTGAACATGGCCGACACCGAAAAGTTGGTGAAGGATCTCCAAAAGTTGGGCCTCGACGGCATGGAGGTCATCTACTCCGAACACAGCGACTCCGACACCAAGGCCTACAGGGAAATGGCTGAACGCCTCGGCCTGCTGGTCAGCGGCGGCTCGGATTTCCACGGCGCGGTCAAGCCCAAGATCAGCCTCGGCAAGGGCAAGGGCGCCCTGCACATCCCTGATGAACTGCTGGAAAAGATGAAAGAGGATCGCCGCGCCAAGGGGCTGCCGGTCTAG
- a CDS encoding DUF362 domain-containing protein: MVAVIDFTECKASVREAFLAADGPSVIAGFDAILLKPNLVTAQPFPITTSPDFTAATIEAIREHTDAPIVVAEGCGSATQETYEIFAALGYVDMAAEYGVELLDLNHAPLVQKSNPDCSVFPEIWLPEVAFTHCIVSLPVLKAHSLATITGTLKNMMGFPPPAHYQVGGSWKKSAFHGRMHGAIKDLNRYVTPHFTLMDASVGMADYHLGGATCQPPIGKVLAGVDGLEIDRMGAELLGIDWQQVGYLR, from the coding sequence ATGGTCGCAGTCATTGATTTCACTGAATGCAAGGCCTCGGTACGCGAGGCCTTCCTTGCTGCCGACGGCCCGTCCGTAATTGCCGGGTTCGACGCCATCCTGCTCAAGCCCAATCTGGTGACGGCACAGCCGTTCCCCATCACGACCAGCCCGGACTTCACAGCCGCCACCATCGAGGCGATCCGCGAACACACCGACGCTCCCATTGTGGTGGCCGAGGGCTGCGGCTCCGCCACACAGGAGACGTACGAAATTTTCGCTGCGCTGGGCTACGTGGATATGGCCGCCGAATACGGCGTGGAGTTGCTCGATCTCAACCACGCGCCGTTGGTGCAGAAGTCCAACCCCGACTGCTCGGTCTTCCCGGAGATATGGTTGCCCGAGGTCGCCTTCACCCACTGCATTGTATCTCTCCCGGTGCTCAAGGCGCATTCCCTCGCCACCATCACCGGCACCCTCAAAAACATGATGGGCTTCCCGCCACCCGCCCACTATCAGGTCGGCGGCAGTTGGAAGAAGTCCGCCTTCCACGGTCGCATGCACGGGGCCATCAAGGATTTGAACCGCTACGTCACCCCGCATTTCACCCTCATGGACGCCAGCGTCGGCATGGCTGACTATCACCTCGGCGGGGCAACTTGCCAGCCACCGATCGGCAAGGTTTTGGCTGGTGTTGATGGATTGGAGATTGATCGAATGGGTGCCGAGTTGCTGGGCATTGATTGGCAACAGGTGGGGTATTTGAGGTAA
- a CDS encoding efflux RND transporter permease subunit, which produces MSSVSPDSGRTTGVLPSIVRFFLTSQMSVILALAALLLGIAAILVTPREEEPQIVVPMADVLVQVPGASAEEVEKLVTTPLERLLWQIDGVEYVYSTSRKDMTTVTVRFFVGEDREDSLIKLHNTILKNQDLAPAIVAGWVVKPVEIDDVPIVALTVHADHGFEDRYTDFDLRRMAEELFHRLAEVEDVSRVSLHSGRSREVRAEISPDRLAGFNVSPLEVYTALKGADRSLTAGDFVSGDRQTAVVSQAFLLSAHDAASLVVGVFDGKPVYLRDVADIMDGPEEPTSYSRIGFSDVYLAKIGQEDASPSRPAVTIGISKKKGVNAVAVAEAVVNRVKELERDVLPEGVTVTVTRNYGETAQAKVNELLSSLLFAIITVVALLAFALGWREALVVALAVPMSFSLALFVNYLFGYTINRVTLFALILSLGLVVDDPITNVDNIQRHIRMGIKGPLDATLDAVKEVLPPVIMSTLAIIVSFTPLFFITGMMGPYMAPMAANVPLTVTFSTVAALTVVPWMAYLLLKNRAPQVAETSPEKNGAGVNKRLLAVYEKAITPFLGAPRNRRLLLLGIVAGLGLCAGLVLMRLVPLKMLPFDNKNELQLLVDMDEGTTLERMDRTLREFETFLRTVPEVTNYITYAGEPSPMDFNGMVRHYYWRDMPNLADIRINLADKSERDMQSHAIGLRLRNELHAIAERNGAKLKLIETPPGPPVIATLTTEIYGRPTLPYAALIDGAKHVESLMAVRHGLVDIDDSAEADRMMVDYVLDKEKAALHGVTAADVVETLRLALSGAAPATVHLPRERQPLPVRMVLPIALRTGPDTLGELRMKSATGAMVPLAELGTFIEIPAEQPIYHKNLKRVAYVFADTAGIPPGEAVLDLQSELKTDLMPPGTEAEWAGEGEWKITLDVFRDLGLANAAALTGIFILLVAETGSFIMPLLIMSAIPLTLLGIMPGFWLLNLIAGDTVGGFGDPVFFTATSMIGMIALGGIVIRNSLVLIDFIQSEVKNGMPLKDAIVRSGAVRMRPIVLTALTTALGAWPITLDPIFSGLAWALIFGLVASTLFTLVVVPSGYYALYGDE; this is translated from the coding sequence ATGAGCTCCGTTTCCCCTGATTCAGGCCGCACCACTGGTGTGCTGCCGTCTATTGTTCGATTTTTTCTGACGTCACAGATGTCGGTCATCCTTGCGTTGGCCGCCTTGCTCCTCGGCATCGCCGCCATTCTGGTGACGCCGCGCGAAGAGGAGCCGCAGATCGTGGTGCCCATGGCCGATGTGCTGGTGCAGGTGCCGGGTGCCTCTGCCGAAGAGGTGGAAAAGCTCGTGACCACGCCGCTGGAGCGGTTGCTGTGGCAGATCGACGGCGTGGAGTACGTCTATTCCACTTCGCGCAAGGATATGACCACCGTGACCGTGCGCTTCTTCGTGGGCGAAGACCGCGAGGATTCGCTCATCAAGTTGCACAACACCATCCTCAAGAATCAGGATCTGGCCCCGGCCATTGTGGCGGGTTGGGTGGTCAAACCGGTGGAGATCGACGATGTTCCCATCGTGGCCCTGACCGTTCACGCGGACCACGGATTTGAAGACCGCTACACCGATTTTGATCTGCGCCGCATGGCCGAAGAATTATTCCACCGATTGGCCGAGGTGGAGGATGTATCCCGCGTCTCCCTGCACTCGGGCCGCAGCCGCGAGGTGCGGGCGGAGATCAGCCCGGACCGTCTGGCCGGGTTCAATGTTTCGCCGCTGGAAGTCTACACCGCCCTCAAGGGTGCTGATCGTTCCCTGACCGCGGGCGATTTCGTGTCCGGCGACCGACAGACCGCGGTGGTGAGTCAGGCCTTCCTGCTCTCGGCACACGATGCCGCCTCGCTGGTGGTGGGGGTGTTCGACGGCAAGCCCGTCTACCTGCGCGATGTGGCTGACATCATGGATGGCCCGGAGGAACCCACTTCCTATTCCCGCATCGGGTTCTCGGATGTCTATCTGGCCAAGATCGGGCAGGAGGACGCCAGCCCGTCGCGGCCTGCCGTGACCATCGGTATTTCCAAGAAGAAGGGCGTCAACGCCGTTGCCGTGGCCGAGGCCGTGGTCAACCGCGTGAAAGAGCTGGAGCGCGACGTGCTGCCCGAGGGAGTCACCGTCACCGTGACCCGTAACTACGGCGAGACCGCACAGGCCAAGGTCAACGAACTGCTCTCGTCCCTTCTGTTTGCCATCATTACCGTAGTGGCGCTCCTCGCCTTTGCCCTTGGCTGGCGCGAGGCCCTGGTGGTGGCGCTGGCTGTGCCCATGTCCTTTTCGCTGGCCCTGTTCGTGAACTATCTGTTCGGCTATACCATCAACCGGGTGACGCTGTTCGCCCTGATCCTGTCGCTGGGCCTTGTGGTGGATGACCCCATCACCAATGTGGACAATATCCAGCGGCATATCCGTATGGGCATCAAGGGGCCGCTCGATGCGACCCTCGACGCCGTCAAAGAGGTGTTGCCCCCGGTCATCATGTCCACGCTGGCCATCATCGTTTCGTTCACGCCGCTCTTCTTCATCACCGGCATGATGGGGCCGTACATGGCGCCCATGGCTGCCAATGTGCCGCTGACCGTGACCTTCTCCACCGTGGCCGCCCTGACCGTGGTGCCGTGGATGGCCTATCTGCTGCTTAAAAACCGTGCGCCGCAGGTCGCCGAGACATCTCCGGAAAAGAACGGTGCGGGCGTGAACAAGCGACTGCTCGCCGTGTACGAAAAGGCCATTACTCCGTTCCTCGGTGCGCCGCGCAATCGCCGTCTGCTCCTGCTGGGCATCGTGGCAGGCCTTGGCCTCTGTGCTGGGTTGGTACTCATGCGGTTGGTGCCGCTCAAGATGTTGCCGTTCGACAACAAGAACGAGCTGCAACTGCTGGTGGATATGGATGAAGGCACTACGCTGGAGCGTATGGACCGGACCCTGCGCGAGTTCGAGACCTTCCTGCGCACCGTGCCGGAAGTGACCAACTACATCACCTATGCGGGCGAGCCCTCGCCCATGGATTTCAACGGCATGGTCCGTCACTATTATTGGCGTGACATGCCCAATCTCGCTGACATCCGCATCAATCTGGCGGATAAGTCTGAGCGAGACATGCAGTCCCACGCCATCGGGTTGCGCCTCCGCAACGAGCTGCACGCCATTGCCGAGCGCAACGGGGCCAAGCTCAAACTCATCGAAACGCCTCCCGGTCCGCCGGTCATCGCTACGTTGACCACCGAGATTTACGGGCGGCCCACACTGCCGTATGCCGCCCTCATCGACGGGGCAAAGCATGTGGAGTCCCTCATGGCTGTGAGGCACGGTCTGGTGGATATCGACGACTCCGCAGAAGCGGACCGTATGATGGTCGACTATGTGCTCGACAAGGAGAAGGCGGCCCTGCACGGCGTCACAGCCGCCGATGTGGTGGAGACGTTGCGCCTTGCGCTCTCGGGCGCTGCGCCTGCCACGGTGCATCTGCCACGCGAGCGTCAGCCGCTTCCTGTGCGAATGGTGTTGCCCATCGCCCTGCGAACCGGGCCGGATACCCTTGGCGAGTTGCGCATGAAGAGCGCCACCGGAGCCATGGTGCCGCTGGCCGAGTTGGGGACGTTCATAGAGATTCCCGCAGAGCAGCCCATCTATCACAAGAACCTCAAGCGCGTGGCCTATGTCTTTGCAGACACCGCAGGTATCCCGCCCGGCGAGGCCGTGCTTGATCTGCAATCCGAACTGAAGACCGATCTCATGCCACCCGGCACCGAGGCCGAATGGGCGGGCGAGGGTGAATGGAAGATTACCCTCGACGTGTTCCGCGATCTTGGGCTCGCCAATGCCGCAGCCCTGACCGGCATTTTCATCCTGCTGGTGGCCGAGACCGGCTCCTTCATCATGCCGCTGTTGATCATGTCCGCCATTCCGCTGACGCTGCTCGGCATCATGCCCGGCTTCTGGCTGTTGAATCTCATCGCAGGTGACACAGTGGGAGGCTTCGGCGATCCGGTGTTCTTCACCGCCACCTCCATGATCGGCATGATCGCGCTGGGCGGTATCGTCATCCGCAACTCGCTGGTGCTCATCGATTTCATCCAAAGCGAGGTGAAGAACGGCATGCCGCTCAAGGATGCCATTGTCCGTTCAGGCGCGGTGCGCATGCGGCCCATCGTGTTGACGGCGCTGACGACTGCGTTGGGCGCGTGGCCCATTACCTTGGACCCGATCTTCTCAGGCTTGGCCTGGGCATTGATTTTTGGGTTGGTTGCGTCGACGTTGTTTACGTTGGTGGTGGTGCCGAGTGGGTATTATGCGTTGTATGGGGATGAATGA